The following proteins come from a genomic window of Crassostrea angulata isolate pt1a10 chromosome 1, ASM2561291v2, whole genome shotgun sequence:
- the LOC128192653 gene encoding uncharacterized protein LOC128192653, which produces MFVLFLLPVVSLSFADAVNHSCKDIYLGNPSSPNGTYTIYNRKIQPYKVYCEFHFKYGYTYVSKNTSVEVNINDLFTTNAHVKVRHMKANGAQAEAVMENIKNYPTQPLGIFYNQHTGYAASVNAANLAPYLYLGFLPISLANHVNPQGYRANGQDFNFVNCDRNPNSYFVFYFNPNHKLPIGYVNRCCESTLMHSWITAAHTLPTAYNMPDEFYFDYEIHLGGCGGYAFIHHHNDINGAALGVRFEQADPCQSSPCQNGASCYSEDETNFFCECPDGFVGDTCNVKGDHNNMGIIG; this is translated from the exons ATTCTTGCAAGGACATTTACCTAGGCAATCCCAGTTCCCCAAATGGTACATACACCATCTATAACCGTAAAATTCAGCCATATAAGGTATACTGCGAGTTCCACTTCAAATATGGATACACCTATGTCTCCAAAAACACATCAGTGGAAGTCAACATTAACGATCTCTTCACAACCAATGCACATGTCAAAGTGAGACACATGAAGGCAAATGGCGCCCAAGCGGAAGCAGTCATGGAGAACATTAAGAACTACCCGACCCAGCCCCTTGGGATTTTCTACAATCAGCACACTGGGTACGCTGCCTCGGTTAACGCCGCTAACCTGGCCCCATACCTGTATCTGGGTTTCCTACCGATCAGCTTGGCCAATCACGTCAACCCTCAGGGTTACCGGGCCAACGGCCAGGATTTCAACTTCGTGAACTGCGATAGAAACCCCAACAGTTATTTTGTATTCTACTTCAACCCAAATCACAAACTTCCGATAGGGTACGTCAACCGTTGTTGCGAGTCGACCCTGATGCATTCTTGGATTACAGCGGCCCACACCCTTCCGACAGCGTACAACATGCCTGACGAGTTTTATTTCGACTATGAAATTCATCTTGGCGGTTGTGGGGGATATGCTTTCATTCATCACCACAATGACATCAACGGAGCAGCTCTAGGCGTGCGCTTcg aacaAGCAGATCCCTGTCAAAGTTCGCCGTGTCAGAACGGGGCCAGCTGTTATTCTGAAGACGAAACTAATTTCTTCTGCGAGTGTCCAGATGGTTTTGTGGGAGATACCTGCAATGTCAAAG GAGACCATAATAACATGGGAATTATTGGCTGA
- the LOC128159891 gene encoding uncharacterized protein LOC128159891 has translation MTNLQCLLIFLLLLNFSGGAHSVLRSCKDIYSSNHSSPNGTYTLHNKENKPFKVYCEFHDKFGYTYISRHAGVEVNIDDLLTSKKHVKIRHVLQNGTQIETILENIRLYRNLSLGIFYNRHIGYALPINYANLAPYLYVGFLPLSKASYTNIQGYRAANTDFMFQNCDSNPNSYFVFYFNPQQKANLGYGSGFIPSGFMTSWVTCGTAIPTGDYMPPEFYFDYEIHMGGCGGYVFRHQQDNQDNQDGAALGLRFDEYDPCVCSPCQNGGSCRSTSDTQFFCDCVAGYAGDTCGRHI, from the exons ATGACCAACCTgcaatgtttattaattttccTTTTGTTGCTTAATTTTTCTGGAGGGGCACATTCAGTTTTAC gtTCCTGCAAGGATATATATTCTTCAAACCATTCCAGTCCCAATGGAACCTATACACTTCATAACAAGGAAAACAAGCCTTTCAAAGTGTACTGTGAGTTCCATGATAAATTTGGCTATACCTATATATCCAGACATGCTGGGGTTGAAGTCAACATCGATGACCTTTTGACCTCCAAGAAGCACGTAAAAATACGACATGTGCTCCAAAACGGAACCCAAATTGAAACCATTCTGGAGAACATTAGACTTTATAGAAATTTATCACTAGGAATTTTCTACAATCGACACATAGGCTATGCTTTACCTATAAATTATGCCAATTTGGCACCATACCTGTATGTAGGATTTCTGCCCCTCAGCAAAGCCAGTTACACTAATATCCAAGGGTACAGAGCTGCAAACACCGATTTCATGTTCCAAAATTGTGATTCGAACCCAAATAGTTATTTTGTATTCTACTTCAACCCTCAACAAAAAGCCAATCTGGGGTACGGCAGTGGATTTATCCCCTCAGGTTTTATGACCTCTTGGGTCACTTGTGGCACCGCCATTCCAACGGGGGACTATATGCCacctgaattttattttgactatGAGATACACATGGGTGGATGTGGCGGATACGTCTTTCGTCATCAGCAAGACAATCAAGACAATCAAGATGGCGCGGCTCTTGGGCTTAGATTTG ATGAGTACGACCCTTGCGTGTGCTCCCCCTGTCAAAATGGCGGCAGCTGCCGATCAACTTCCGACACCCAGTTCTTTTGTGATTGCGTTGCTGGATACGCGGGAGACACTTGTGGGagacatatttaa
- the LOC128159900 gene encoding uncharacterized protein LOC128159900, which produces MTQVAPADGEHPPSYNEVAGRSETPSNSFPTTGIGGVWFTPNGGGPPNPPPYTDTLPGYNDRFISPRDLQKYYRSQDLARQRIRRQRDLATVRSRTANSKTIIIVFCVLTISLLIGLIIGLSFMLAERT; this is translated from the exons gtGAACACCCTCCCTCTTACAATGAAGTGGCTGGACGCTCTGAAACACCCAGTAACTCATTTCCCACCACGGGTATCGGAGGTGTGTGGTTCACCCCTAACGGAGGAGGACCCCCTAACCCACCCCCTTACACCGACACTCTCCCTGGATATAACGACAGGTTTATAAGCCCACGTGATCTTCAGAAGTATTACCGGTCCCAAGACTTGGCTCGTCAGCGCATCCGTAGACAGAGG GATCTTGCAACAGTGCGATCCAGAACTGCAAATAGTAAAACCATCATAATTGTTTTTTGTGTTCTGACAATTTCCCTTCTAATTGGTCTCATTATAGGACTTAGTTTTATGTTAGCTGAACGAACTTAG